One genomic segment of Allocatelliglobosispora scoriae includes these proteins:
- a CDS encoding NAD-dependent epimerase/dehydratase family protein — MRRVLVTGASGRLGRAVLRLLAERGVASTGLDLVPVADAPVDRMVIGAAGDVDAVREALDGADAVVHCAAIPSPFLDTAERVFGGNSLATFTVLEQAARAKVTRAVLAGSQSILGFAFAPSPLVPAYLPIDDDHPLQAADSYALGKQADEATGAMMARRYGMTVITLRYPLLGGLGDRLPTYADRYRYEPQRGAASLWAYLEDRDAATAAWLALTAQLSGYRMFTVAAPQTLAAAPTEELLRRWLPDVPRRRELPGWTVPLDLAPATEILGLRPEYLHRPNGS; from the coding sequence GTGAGACGGGTCCTGGTGACCGGTGCGTCCGGTCGGCTCGGGCGGGCCGTGCTGCGGCTGCTCGCCGAACGCGGCGTCGCCTCGACCGGCCTGGACCTGGTGCCGGTCGCCGACGCCCCGGTCGACCGGATGGTCATCGGCGCCGCCGGCGATGTAGACGCGGTCCGGGAGGCCCTCGACGGGGCCGACGCGGTGGTGCACTGCGCGGCGATCCCGTCACCGTTCCTCGACACCGCCGAGCGGGTCTTCGGCGGGAACTCCCTGGCCACCTTCACCGTCCTGGAGCAGGCGGCGCGGGCCAAGGTGACCCGGGCGGTGCTCGCGGGCAGCCAGTCGATCCTCGGGTTCGCGTTCGCGCCGTCGCCGCTGGTCCCGGCCTACCTGCCGATCGACGACGACCACCCGCTGCAGGCCGCCGACTCCTACGCGCTGGGCAAGCAGGCCGACGAGGCGACGGGGGCGATGATGGCCCGCCGCTACGGGATGACCGTGATCACCCTGCGGTACCCGCTGCTGGGCGGCCTCGGCGACCGGCTGCCCACCTACGCCGACCGCTACCGGTACGAGCCCCAGCGGGGTGCGGCCTCGCTCTGGGCGTACCTGGAGGATCGCGATGCCGCGACCGCCGCGTGGCTGGCGCTGACCGCGCAGCTGTCGGGTTATCGGATGTTCACCGTGGCCGCGCCGCAGACGCTCGCCGCAGCGCCCACCGAGGAGCTGCTGCGGCGGTGGCTGCCGGACGTGCCTAGGCGGCGTGAGCTGCCAGGATGGACCGTGCCGCTGGACCTCGCCCCGGCGACGGAGATACTGGGCCTTCGACCGGAGTATCTCCACCGTCCGAATGGGAGCTGA
- a CDS encoding enolase C-terminal domain-like protein produces the protein MHNIMSETQAPWPARDSLRITGVRAIVTAPERVPVIVVRVDTNDPGLYGLGCATFTQRFHAVVAAVDQHVAPMLIGRHPADIEDITRMVHLSSYWRGGPVLNSALSGVDQALWDIAGKRAGMPVYELLGGRVRAAADTYLHAEGPTIDHTIEHAQRILADGFRHVRLQTGGPGVGTYGGRGVPNSYPDAPYPDGWDVQHYLRQTPKLFEKAREVLGEEPALLHDVHHRLTVKQTIGLARALEPYRLFFLEDPIPLELYDRLPEIRAAAPMPIAVGEQVASVADAARLVTSGGVDLLRVHISAIGGLTPARKLVALCELSGVGTAWHAPADVSPIGAAANVALDVSTPAFGIQEGHLWPDAVREVFPGALMPVNGYLYPSDQPGWGIDLDEAEAAKYPPSTHLHERWAARVRRPDGGIEAP, from the coding sequence GTGCACAACATCATGTCGGAGACCCAGGCCCCCTGGCCCGCGCGGGACTCCCTGCGGATCACGGGCGTCCGGGCCATCGTCACCGCCCCCGAGCGCGTCCCGGTCATCGTGGTCCGGGTCGACACCAACGACCCCGGCCTCTACGGGTTGGGCTGCGCCACCTTCACCCAGCGCTTCCACGCCGTCGTGGCCGCCGTCGACCAGCACGTCGCACCGATGCTCATCGGCCGGCACCCCGCCGACATCGAGGACATCACCCGGATGGTGCACCTGTCGTCCTACTGGCGCGGCGGACCGGTCCTCAACAGCGCGCTCTCCGGCGTCGACCAGGCGCTGTGGGACATCGCCGGCAAGCGCGCCGGGATGCCGGTCTACGAGCTGCTCGGCGGCCGGGTCCGCGCGGCGGCCGACACCTACCTGCACGCCGAGGGCCCGACGATCGACCACACCATCGAGCACGCGCAGCGCATCCTCGCCGACGGGTTCCGCCACGTGCGGCTGCAGACCGGCGGTCCCGGCGTCGGCACCTATGGCGGCCGGGGCGTGCCGAACTCCTACCCGGACGCGCCCTACCCGGACGGCTGGGACGTGCAGCACTACCTGCGGCAGACCCCGAAGCTTTTCGAGAAGGCCCGCGAGGTGCTGGGCGAGGAGCCCGCGCTGCTGCACGACGTGCACCACCGCCTCACCGTGAAGCAGACGATCGGGCTGGCCCGGGCGCTGGAGCCCTACCGGCTGTTCTTCCTGGAGGACCCGATCCCGCTGGAGCTCTACGACCGGCTGCCCGAGATCCGGGCGGCGGCGCCGATGCCGATCGCCGTCGGCGAGCAGGTCGCCTCCGTCGCCGACGCGGCCCGCCTGGTGACCAGCGGCGGCGTGGACCTGCTGCGGGTGCACATCTCCGCGATCGGCGGCCTCACCCCGGCCCGCAAGCTCGTCGCGCTCTGCGAGCTCAGCGGCGTCGGCACCGCCTGGCACGCGCCCGCCGACGTCTCGCCGATCGGCGCCGCCGCCAACGTCGCCCTCGACGTCAGCACCCCCGCCTTCGGCATCCAGGAGGGCCACCTGTGGCCCGACGCGGTCCGCGAGGTGTTCCCCGGTGCGCTGATGCCCGTCAACGGCTACCTCTACCCCTCCGACCAGCCCGGCTGGGGCATCGACCTCGACGAGGCGGAAGCTGCGAAATACCCGCCCAGCACCCACCTGCACGAACGATGGGCTGCTCGGGTGCGCCGTCCCGACGGCGGGATCGAAGCACCGTGA
- a CDS encoding putative bifunctional diguanylate cyclase/phosphodiesterase: MRRSAALPTALAVIGGVLAVLSLAQVPLAAQKGPFWVMAVLALGASAATYIPPSSTTLGAVVSPSLCFTFAILLCWDLGPAILVQGLSVVIIAVRTRLPWRDAVVGAARYAAAFGAAYVVLLLGQPDPFHALSTVDLFTDTIAVIGAVLAFLAVYGWSVVATMPRPEHPPVAGRQRERMSTLRDPAVHTTALMMMSPVLAVAGHVSIGFVPLVIMPLYAVERMARLSEERQRAALTDTLTGLGNRAGLQTAFDRANADPLRNGRGLTLLLLDLDGFKYVNDSLGHDTGDQLLVAVAERLRRGVPEGAAVARLGGDEFGILLPDEADLDGSVPAANRISAALNGPVPLNGLEVEVTAAIGIAVYPPHGDDFATLMRHADIAMYDAKHDNVDVALYRLGADRHPQRLAILDQFRQAIVTEDRRAIAVHYQPQADLSTGRIVGVEALLRWTDANGQPVSPAEVISVIEHTPVMHQLTDRVLDDAIAQAGQWHAAGLRLRTSVNVSIRDLFRDDLVERLRCRLAEHRLPARQLQLEITESALMADPGRAMRTVAALRDLGVGLALDDFGTGFSSLQHLRMIPLDEIKIDRSFVAGMTSDRHDNAIVSSVIALAGTLGLRTVAEGIEDEPTRRHLQAAGCSLMQGYLLAPALPPDRIAGLVAAGGLPAVAPLPGNGVLAQAGSPVRR, translated from the coding sequence GTGCGAAGATCGGCAGCGCTGCCGACAGCACTCGCCGTGATCGGCGGGGTCCTGGCCGTGCTCAGCCTGGCGCAGGTGCCGCTCGCCGCGCAGAAGGGCCCGTTCTGGGTGATGGCGGTGCTGGCCCTGGGCGCCTCGGCCGCCACCTACATCCCGCCGTCGAGCACCACGCTCGGCGCGGTGGTCAGCCCCTCACTCTGCTTCACCTTCGCGATCCTGCTCTGCTGGGACCTCGGCCCGGCGATCCTGGTGCAGGGGCTCTCGGTGGTGATCATCGCGGTGCGTACCCGGCTGCCCTGGCGGGACGCCGTGGTCGGCGCGGCCCGCTACGCCGCCGCGTTCGGCGCCGCCTACGTGGTGCTGCTGCTCGGCCAGCCCGACCCGTTCCACGCGCTGTCGACCGTCGACCTCTTCACCGACACGATCGCGGTGATCGGCGCGGTCCTGGCGTTCCTCGCCGTCTACGGCTGGTCGGTCGTCGCCACGATGCCCCGGCCCGAGCATCCGCCCGTCGCCGGTCGGCAGCGCGAGCGGATGTCCACTCTGCGGGACCCCGCCGTGCACACCACCGCTCTGATGATGATGAGCCCCGTGCTCGCGGTCGCCGGGCATGTCAGCATCGGGTTCGTGCCGCTGGTGATCATGCCGCTCTACGCCGTCGAGCGGATGGCCCGGCTCTCCGAGGAGCGCCAGCGTGCCGCCCTCACCGACACGCTCACCGGCCTGGGCAACCGGGCCGGCCTGCAGACCGCGTTCGACCGGGCCAACGCTGATCCGCTGCGGAACGGGCGCGGCCTCACCCTGCTCCTGCTGGACCTCGACGGCTTCAAGTACGTCAACGACTCCCTCGGCCACGACACCGGCGACCAGCTGCTCGTCGCGGTCGCCGAGCGGCTCCGCCGAGGTGTGCCGGAGGGTGCGGCCGTCGCCCGGCTCGGCGGCGACGAGTTCGGCATCCTGCTCCCCGACGAGGCGGACCTCGACGGCTCGGTGCCGGCGGCGAATCGGATCAGCGCCGCGCTCAACGGCCCGGTGCCGCTCAACGGCCTCGAGGTCGAGGTCACCGCGGCGATCGGCATCGCCGTCTACCCGCCGCACGGCGACGACTTCGCCACGCTGATGCGCCACGCCGACATCGCTATGTACGACGCCAAGCACGACAATGTCGACGTCGCCCTCTACCGCCTCGGCGCCGACCGGCACCCGCAGCGCCTCGCCATCCTCGACCAGTTCCGCCAGGCGATCGTCACCGAGGACCGCCGGGCCATCGCGGTGCACTACCAGCCGCAGGCGGACCTGAGCACCGGCCGGATCGTGGGAGTGGAGGCGCTGCTGCGCTGGACCGACGCGAACGGGCAGCCGGTGTCGCCCGCCGAGGTGATCTCCGTGATCGAGCACACCCCGGTGATGCACCAGCTCACCGACCGGGTCCTCGACGACGCCATCGCGCAGGCCGGGCAGTGGCACGCGGCGGGGCTGCGACTGCGTACCTCGGTGAATGTCAGTATCCGCGACCTGTTCCGCGACGACCTGGTCGAACGGCTCCGATGTCGTCTCGCCGAGCACCGGCTGCCCGCGCGGCAGCTGCAGCTGGAGATCACCGAGAGTGCGCTGATGGCCGACCCGGGCCGGGCGATGCGCACCGTCGCGGCGCTGCGCGACCTCGGGGTGGGGCTGGCCCTCGACGACTTCGGCACCGGCTTCTCCTCCCTGCAGCACCTGCGGATGATCCCGCTCGACGAAATCAAGATCGACAGGTCGTTCGTCGCCGGGATGACCTCCGACCGGCACGACAACGCGATCGTCTCCTCGGTGATCGCCCTCGCCGGGACGCTGGGGCTGCGGACGGTCGCCGAGGGCATCGAGGACGAGCCGACCCGGCGGCACCTCCAGGCGGCGGGCTGCTCGCTGATGCAGGGATACCTGCTGGCACCGGCCCTGCCCCCGGACCGGATCGCGGGCCTGGTCGCCGCGGGAGGCCTGCCGGCCGTCGCCCCGCTGCCGGGCAACGGGGTCCTCGCCCAGGCCGGATCCCCGGTCCGGCGGTAG
- a CDS encoding class I SAM-dependent methyltransferase, whose translation MIQADPAHSQRYIDRFRSLAESGADLVGEARLIDAMLPRGSRILDAGCGQGRIGGYLAGVGHDVVGVDLDPVLVAAAQRDHPGARWLVGDLGTLDLPSLGIDEGFDAIVCAGNVVTFLATGARRDVLRAMRAHLRDGGRAVIGFGAGRGYDFDEFLADAQAGGLVPDLLLSTWDLRPFTPESDFLVAVLRPR comes from the coding sequence ATGATCCAGGCCGATCCGGCCCACTCGCAGCGCTACATCGACCGCTTCCGGTCGCTGGCGGAGTCGGGGGCCGACCTGGTCGGCGAGGCGCGCCTGATCGACGCGATGCTCCCGCGCGGCTCCCGGATCCTCGACGCGGGCTGCGGCCAGGGCCGCATCGGCGGCTACCTCGCCGGCGTCGGCCACGACGTGGTGGGCGTGGACCTCGATCCGGTGCTCGTCGCCGCCGCGCAGCGCGACCACCCGGGGGCTCGCTGGCTCGTCGGGGATCTCGGCACCCTGGACCTGCCGTCGCTCGGCATCGACGAGGGCTTCGACGCCATCGTGTGCGCGGGCAACGTGGTGACGTTCCTGGCGACCGGAGCCCGCCGGGATGTGCTCCGCGCGATGCGGGCGCACCTGCGCGACGGCGGTCGGGCCGTGATCGGGTTCGGTGCCGGGCGCGGCTACGACTTCGACGAGTTCCTCGCTGACGCGCAGGCGGGCGGCCTGGTGCCGGACCTGCTGCTGTCGACCTGGGACCTGCGGCCGTTCACGCCGGAGTCGGACTTCCTGGTCGCGGTGCTGCGTCCCCGCTGA
- a CDS encoding helix-turn-helix domain-containing protein, with protein sequence MGESAEHRIEVHLDDLLAARGMTLVELSARVGVTVVNLSILKNGHARAIRFSTLTAICDALGCTPGELITIQEP encoded by the coding sequence ATGGGGGAGTCCGCCGAGCACCGGATCGAGGTGCACCTCGACGACCTGCTCGCCGCCCGGGGCATGACCCTCGTGGAGCTCTCCGCGAGGGTCGGGGTGACCGTGGTGAACCTGTCGATCCTGAAGAACGGCCACGCCCGCGCGATCCGCTTCAGCACCCTGACGGCGATCTGCGACGCGCTGGGCTGCACCCCCGGCGAGCTGATCACCATCCAGGAGCCCTGA
- a CDS encoding DUF2975 domain-containing protein, producing the protein METRGLGTWLRWLRGTATFVFIAVLCLAAAVLVITLIPGSPVILELPTGTLTGLRDVGGVEPGVVVDPDGWLVFSVTDPSPAQRLLYAVTIVPGLLLIGEIARRMATLLKAAQASDPFTERTARELTLIARITAFGGVGTWAASILAKWSLSATMLTSGAAVEASQSLVGWLAVAFILAAFGQLVARGVAMRTELDAVI; encoded by the coding sequence ATGGAGACCAGAGGGCTGGGCACGTGGTTGCGGTGGTTGCGGGGGACGGCGACGTTCGTCTTCATCGCCGTCCTCTGCCTGGCGGCGGCGGTGCTGGTGATCACACTCATCCCCGGGTCGCCGGTGATACTGGAGCTGCCGACCGGGACGCTGACCGGGCTGAGGGACGTGGGCGGCGTCGAGCCGGGGGTCGTCGTCGACCCGGACGGCTGGCTCGTCTTCTCGGTCACGGATCCGTCGCCGGCGCAGCGTCTTCTCTACGCCGTGACCATCGTGCCGGGACTGCTCCTGATCGGCGAGATCGCCCGGCGGATGGCGACGCTGCTCAAGGCAGCGCAGGCGAGCGACCCGTTCACGGAGCGGACCGCTCGCGAGCTGACGCTCATCGCCAGGATCACCGCGTTCGGCGGGGTGGGCACGTGGGCGGCGAGCATCCTCGCGAAGTGGTCGCTCTCGGCGACCATGCTCACCTCGGGCGCGGCGGTCGAGGCGAGCCAGTCGCTGGTCGGCTGGCTCGCGGTCGCGTTCATCCTCGCCGCGTTCGGGCAGCTCGTGGCCCGGGGTGTGGCGATGCGGACCGAGCTCGACGCGGTCATCTGA
- a CDS encoding nucleotidyl transferase AbiEii/AbiGii toxin family protein — protein sequence MTTTPDPLQTEVAQIALQAAAGHGFALAGGQALMAHGIVQRPTQDVDLFTDRDGAVRSATALVTGALEAAGFQVELQREESDLGDVIEGLDSEIVDLQVSRSTDHVRLSLARFDRNEVPGMMEVGPVLHLADVIGSKVAALATRAEPRDYIDVSAALDRFTREELLELGRASDPALADDEVADAMVRLDRLADDVWQLQYGLTPQACARIRASFADWPREVD from the coding sequence GTGACGACGACGCCTGATCCGCTGCAGACCGAGGTCGCGCAGATCGCCCTGCAGGCGGCTGCCGGTCACGGGTTCGCGCTCGCGGGCGGGCAGGCGCTGATGGCGCACGGCATCGTCCAGCGCCCCACCCAGGACGTCGACCTCTTCACCGATCGGGACGGCGCGGTGCGCTCGGCGACCGCTCTCGTCACCGGCGCGCTGGAGGCGGCCGGGTTCCAGGTCGAGTTGCAGCGGGAGGAGTCCGACCTCGGCGACGTCATCGAGGGACTCGACTCCGAGATCGTCGACCTGCAGGTCAGCCGGTCCACCGACCATGTGCGGCTCTCGCTGGCGAGGTTCGACCGAAACGAGGTTCCGGGGATGATGGAGGTCGGACCGGTGCTGCACCTGGCCGACGTCATCGGCTCCAAGGTCGCGGCGCTGGCCACCCGTGCGGAGCCCCGGGACTACATCGACGTGAGCGCGGCACTGGATCGCTTCACCCGGGAGGAGCTGCTGGAGCTCGGCCGGGCGTCGGACCCCGCGCTCGCCGATGACGAGGTCGCCGACGCGATGGTGCGCCTGGACCGGCTCGCCGACGACGTGTGGCAGCTGCAGTACGGCCTGACACCGCAGGCATGCGCCAGGATCCGGGCGTCGTTCGCCGATTGGCCGCGAGAAGTCGACTGA
- a CDS encoding DUF2306 domain-containing protein, translating to MNSTVELRPRFWRRPWIGPLMLVALAFMAYSVPRYLTFDPANTNVPAPAGFGAHFWLLVAHVVFGSVAMTTCCFQIWPAFRTRYPRAHRAMGRLYVFGGVLPAGLLGITVGAVSPFGPVVRTGNVTLGAVWLIVTVVGFRMAVGRRTAEHRRWMIRSFALTFAIITTRVWSVVFAVAFFGDQLTQSAGPLDPTVQVFTGMGVWVGFMVNVLAAEWWLDRGTVSQRRARQERRARQLRVQ from the coding sequence ATGAACAGCACTGTCGAGCTGCGGCCCCGCTTCTGGCGCCGCCCCTGGATCGGACCGCTGATGCTCGTCGCCCTGGCCTTCATGGCGTATTCGGTGCCGCGCTACCTCACCTTCGACCCCGCGAACACCAACGTCCCCGCCCCGGCCGGGTTCGGGGCGCATTTCTGGCTCCTGGTCGCCCACGTCGTTTTCGGCTCGGTGGCGATGACGACATGCTGTTTCCAGATCTGGCCGGCCTTTCGCACCCGCTACCCGAGAGCACACCGAGCGATGGGGCGCCTGTACGTCTTCGGCGGCGTACTCCCGGCCGGGCTGCTGGGGATCACGGTCGGCGCGGTCAGCCCGTTCGGACCCGTCGTCCGGACCGGCAACGTCACTCTCGGCGCGGTCTGGCTCATCGTCACCGTCGTCGGGTTCCGGATGGCCGTCGGCCGCCGCACCGCCGAGCACCGGCGGTGGATGATCCGCAGCTTCGCGCTGACGTTCGCCATCATCACCACACGGGTCTGGTCGGTCGTCTTCGCCGTGGCGTTCTTCGGCGATCAGCTCACCCAGAGCGCAGGACCACTCGACCCGACGGTGCAGGTGTTCACCGGAATGGGCGTCTGGGTCGGCTTCATGGTGAATGTGCTCGCCGCCGAATGGTGGCTCGACCGCGGCACGGTGTCCCAGCGGCGGGCGCGCCAGGAGAGACGCGCCCGCCAGCTACGCGTCCAATGA
- a CDS encoding TetR/AcrR family transcriptional regulator — protein MSRDTGGVLRTVDLLWGKDTPRGTRGPRPGLDLEKITRAALAIADAEGINALSMQRVAGDLGYTTMSIYNYVPGKDQLIELMIDAATPPPPQPQVGDTWREELERWVRATWELYHAHPWVLKVPTLNPPLGPHQLAWFEAALQALIRSGLAGGEVLSLGLYVIGSVRGQAAMALDLTTATSAQETADIAEAMSRVITADRFPALHAVSTPSSTEEYGAAGQRLMELEFGLKLLLDGVEAYVEHRSSAAVIPHTAR, from the coding sequence ATGTCGCGCGACACCGGCGGAGTCCTCCGCACCGTCGATCTTCTATGGGGCAAGGACACGCCACGCGGCACCCGCGGCCCTCGGCCGGGACTCGACCTGGAGAAGATCACGCGCGCAGCACTCGCCATAGCCGACGCGGAAGGCATCAACGCACTGTCCATGCAGCGGGTCGCCGGCGATCTCGGCTATACCACCATGTCGATCTACAACTACGTACCGGGCAAGGACCAGCTCATCGAATTGATGATCGACGCCGCGACCCCGCCGCCACCGCAACCCCAGGTCGGCGACACCTGGCGTGAGGAGCTGGAACGCTGGGTCCGGGCTACCTGGGAGCTCTACCACGCACACCCATGGGTCCTCAAGGTCCCCACCCTCAACCCCCCGCTCGGCCCCCACCAATTGGCCTGGTTCGAGGCGGCCCTGCAGGCTCTGATCCGCAGCGGACTCGCCGGCGGCGAAGTCCTGTCGCTCGGCCTCTACGTCATCGGCTCCGTCCGCGGCCAGGCCGCGATGGCACTCGACCTCACCACAGCCACATCCGCGCAGGAGACCGCCGACATCGCCGAAGCCATGTCCCGCGTCATCACCGCAGACCGCTTCCCCGCCCTCCACGCCGTGTCGACACCCAGCAGCACCGAGGAGTACGGCGCCGCAGGACAACGGCTGATGGAACTGGAATTCGGACTGAAGCTCCTGCTCGACGGGGTCGAAGCCTACGTAGAGCACCGCTCCTCGGCAGCGGTCATTCCTCACACCGCAAGGTGA
- a CDS encoding dihydrofolate reductase family protein yields MRKIIYWVHSSVDGFINGPEGEFDWPVLGPELFAYSDGLNKRVDTLLYGRAVWEMMVGFWPQAESAVDDSHVRSFAPFWRATPKVVFSRSFAGDEWTSRVIGADGLADEVAALKAGDGEDLLLTGGSGLAAVLTGLGLIDEYHVAVHPVVLGGGRPLFAEPGERIRLRAVESRLVDGAVVVTHYERP; encoded by the coding sequence ATGCGGAAGATCATTTACTGGGTGCACAGTTCGGTGGACGGGTTCATCAACGGGCCAGAGGGGGAGTTCGACTGGCCGGTGCTGGGGCCGGAGCTCTTCGCGTACTCCGACGGCCTCAACAAGCGGGTCGACACGCTGCTCTACGGGCGGGCGGTCTGGGAGATGATGGTCGGCTTCTGGCCGCAGGCTGAGTCGGCCGTCGACGATTCGCACGTGCGGTCGTTCGCGCCGTTCTGGCGGGCCACGCCGAAGGTCGTGTTCTCGCGGAGCTTCGCCGGTGACGAGTGGACCAGCCGGGTCATCGGGGCCGACGGGCTCGCCGACGAGGTCGCGGCGCTGAAGGCCGGCGACGGCGAAGATCTGCTGCTCACGGGCGGTTCCGGACTCGCGGCGGTGCTGACGGGGCTCGGGTTGATCGACGAGTACCACGTCGCCGTACACCCGGTGGTCCTCGGTGGTGGACGGCCGCTGTTCGCCGAGCCGGGGGAGCGGATCCGCCTGCGCGCGGTCGAGTCGAGGCTCGTCGACGGCGCGGTGGTGGTGACCCACTACGAAAGGCCGTGA
- a CDS encoding AEC family transporter: protein MIAAFIPIWVLTLLGYLAGRYRLLGTDADRVLGGFVFHLAMPAALFTALSRATLSVSGPALGAFAASTLVVMGSGFWLSSRIFRRKPGEATIAAMAAGYINSANLGIPIALYVLGNAAFLTGVLLFQVLIVTPVILLLLDRGGDRRFSLGRLAAMPLRNPVIIGLAAGAVCSVTGWLPPVAVTGPLELLGAAAVPTALVALGLSLTVRGPALAGERSEMAALSVLKLVGQPLVAYLVGIALDLSRTDLLALVVCAALPTAQNTYIFAREYDQGSSIARRTVIATTALSMVTLAVIDWWLHPA, encoded by the coding sequence GTGATCGCGGCCTTCATCCCGATCTGGGTCCTGACGCTGCTCGGCTACCTTGCCGGGCGCTACCGGCTGCTCGGCACGGACGCCGACCGGGTCCTCGGCGGCTTCGTCTTCCACCTGGCGATGCCCGCCGCGCTCTTCACCGCCCTGTCCCGGGCCACCCTGTCGGTCAGCGGGCCCGCGCTCGGCGCCTTCGCCGCCAGCACCCTGGTCGTGATGGGCTCGGGATTCTGGCTCAGCAGCCGGATCTTCCGCCGCAAGCCCGGCGAGGCGACGATCGCCGCGATGGCGGCCGGCTACATCAACTCCGCGAACCTCGGGATACCGATCGCCCTCTACGTGCTGGGCAACGCGGCCTTCCTCACCGGAGTGCTGCTCTTCCAGGTGCTCATCGTCACCCCGGTCATCCTGCTGCTGCTCGACCGGGGCGGCGATCGGCGGTTCAGCCTCGGGCGGCTCGCCGCGATGCCGCTGCGCAACCCGGTCATCATCGGGCTCGCGGCCGGTGCGGTCTGCTCGGTGACGGGGTGGCTGCCGCCGGTCGCGGTCACCGGGCCGCTCGAGCTCCTCGGCGCCGCTGCGGTCCCCACGGCGCTCGTCGCGCTCGGGCTCTCCCTGACGGTACGCGGGCCGGCGCTCGCGGGTGAGCGCAGCGAGATGGCCGCGCTGTCGGTGCTGAAGCTGGTCGGGCAGCCGCTGGTGGCGTACCTGGTGGGGATCGCCCTGGATCTGAGCCGGACCGACCTGCTGGCGCTGGTGGTCTGCGCGGCGCTGCCCACCGCCCAGAACACCTATATCTTCGCCCGCGAATACGACCAGGGATCCTCGATCGCCCGGCGGACCGTGATCGCGACGACCGCCCTGTCGATGGTCACCCTCGCCGTCATCGACTGGTGGCTGCACCCGGCATAG